Genomic DNA from Danio rerio strain Tuebingen ecotype United States chromosome 22, GRCz12tu, whole genome shotgun sequence:
ACacatggtatgaaccattataagggtatatttattatgttataaattttttattttcaatatttaattaaagaGCTATTAAAGAGCTGACCCCCCCTATTCATCTTGTTTTAATGTCCTTCAGGGGGGACAAAGAAGTGTTAATGAGGGGTCAATCCCCCCACCCTccaacccccctgtaattcgcacccttgATGTTACCCACGACACTTTTATGGTACTGAAACAATCAATTGTTTTTTAATGCTAAAATTTTTGCCAAAATTAGAAATAACGTGtcgaataataatatataaatgcttattaattgtttttattttcactttaattaaatattaatgacaccgaataattaataacaaggaaaatgtcatgcaaaatgagaaataaaatgctTACTTTTTCACATCAAAGGAACAaatcagtaaataataataataaaaaataaataaaattacgggatatatgtatatataaatatataagggatatataaattacaaaaaattgcaTAAGAAAAATTATTTCAGAATTGCACACATTCTTatagcttttttatttgttatgtcTTGTAGGGTTTCAATATGCATAAGATaagttttaaacaaataaatattaggcTTATCATTGGATCAGTTTTGTTTGTGTACATGGTACTTCCCAtatattatcattaaattaataaacaaattttgcTCCAAGGTTTAGTTGTTATTATTgaatatcaaaaaatatttttacaagaaaactgaatttttaatttagtaagtttaaatataaaatgttcaaCATCAAACCAAAATATTTGGGTATATGTGCATTCAACAAACAGGTGTTTTATCGATTCCTTCTCTAATTCACAAAAAGTGCACGTAGATTCCATGtctctaaaatatttttaacaacttGTTTCAAAAACGATTTTGACAAGCGTTGATttaaggacttttattttgaaacgaTACATAATATAACTCATGTCCAGCTTCACAGAAGAAGTGCGCGATGCACTGAACTTGTATGGACATGGTGAGTTCATTcaaaactgaaataatatttaataataatgcgCGTTATTTAATTATGCTTATGTATTTTCTATGATTATCGCATATAAGAAGCTGGAACGCATAATCTGAGCCAACACAACAACTGCCTTTGTCAAGCACTGTTTTTATCAACATAATAAACAAGGTCAAATAGTCAATAGTCATGATGGTTACATTatcaaaatattttgtgttgttttaataattaacattaataataactaCTGTTGTGATGCTTACTGTCtcctcagatgatgatgtcaacaAGATTAATCCACCTTTCCCGTCATTTCCCTCAATATGGCTTTCGATGCCATCCTTCAGGACTTATTTCAAGTGCTCGCATGCAATACAACATCAACAACGGCCTGGCACACATGGGTAAACAGATGCccaacacatccacacacaccacGCGGATTCACCCGGcctcattctcctctgaccttgcCTCAAGAAAATACAGTCTAATCTATGCATTTCCACTAATCAGGGGCCTGCGGGCTCTTTCAAGACTCAAACTCTTACAGACGGGCATCACTGTTGTCCTGCTGCCCACTGTGTATTACCTCCACCTGCAGGGCCAGGCATCAGTGTTGGTCTTAAATCGCTCAATAGGCATTGCCTTGTTTGCTGGAGTCATGCTGTACTCCATAAGCCACTTTGTCAGAAGAGTGGTTGGCATGATGTATTTGGATTCAACACAGACCATATTAAAGGTGTCACATCTTAGCTTTTGGGGTCACAGAAGAGACATTTATGTACCCGTCTCAGATGTTGTGACTCTGGGAGATTCAGGAGACTCCAGGGGAGAATCAATTCTTCGGTTAAAGCGCTACAGCACTTCTAATACCATGTACTTTTCTACCAGACTGGGACGAGTGGTGGATAGACACGCATTTGGGAAGGTTTTTGGGAGTTTGTCATGAATTTGTGTAGTTTTGTATGTCATGTCATATGAAACTTTCCCAAAGTGAGAAATTAAAGATCTTATGGTAAAGTTAAGTATATGTAGCttttgttttgtgcattttattaataattagtgatgtaacagatcacaaatcttACGGTTTGgatcatataatgttttttttagtcacagatcggactagccaaaaaggggaggagacaaatgtcatttcttttccattttattacaaaaactgCACTGCAAGAAACATTTGgtttcaaaaaaacaaaagtaagaacccttatatttataaaaaaaaaaaatgaagaaataattagctaaatataaataaatggtaaaatattcagtactgtggaAAGATTCACAATTtctgctactgttgctgatgacactaaatgtagaaatctaacattataatttgtacaacccatatttatttttagtctcgtTTTCAATAAATGCTTGTTATttactcataaaacttcatgtttcattgctagatggatcattttttattattattcagtggcatatttttgatggctggttgaattcaacctattggttaaataatgtaattactgCTTACAACCTTTATTTTTGAGCGTCAAGTTAAATGTATATGacgttaattttaatttttaccataaacatcagtggtttattctaaactataaactgttatcccagtacttctgtgttatttgattgattgtaactccataactaactcaaaagaccaaagactcaatctctttcttgatttttgtgttgtcagatttgaatgcagcaattGGTAAGATagataaacatatgcaaatcaccatcatttataatttatgttgcgtgggtgttgagatcctgatctttttaataattaattgtgtagcttacactgaatgcatcaATGCAGGTTAAACAAGAagagacagaaaacacctttaataacctaagaaacccaccacatcctgaataacctaccacaacttcttccatcatcattatattttatagcaaagcctaaatgctttcatacatgtgattttaaTGACTTAAGAAAGCGATCTCTCTGCAATCGTTACAAATTTAGCATTAATCtactaataaaaaagtaattatccATGGGTCATGTGAGTTCCAAACCATGGGTTGTGATCCTTACAAATCATGAATCAACCGGGatccgttacatccctattaaaataatgaaatattgcaGCAAGGATGATGCATTATGGACTTTTTAGGATAGGATAATCTGACACTATTGGAAAAAAAGTGTTCCTACGGGTCCTGGAAAATTAGAAGGTTGTTTTCCAGTTATGGAAATGACCTTTAAATTGACAGAAATGACCAAATGTCTCTGAAATAATCATTCTTGTCCtggatttttttctgtatttttgggttttagttttttagttcaAAACAACCAACTGTTTGTAAGCCTAgacagggatgggcagtatttaagatacatgagttattacaactattatgtgtagaaatgtattgaaaaaatatttgttatacagaaattggggaaaaataaacaagggctaataattctgacttcaactgtatgtttatataaaatatgtgttttaaatgcaaaatagtactttgttatttttatttgatagggCTGatgaaaatgatttaattttttgtgtCAAAATACTTTAATGtcttgtatttttatgtttttaaaatacagcaaaatactttgtaagaagtctacattAAGACATAGAAATGCACTGCTTATTGGTGCTTTGGACATTATTGACTCTTCTATTTCAAAAAGAATTGTAAAAATCTTAGGTGATTTAAAGTgtatactgtacaaataatagtaattttggatgtttttgatttgtttttgtttggatgTGGGTATTGAGTTCCGCCGGCTCAGGTGCTGATGAGATTGCGGTATTGTGTGGGAAAGCAAAATTTGTCTCATTAGTATTAGGTTTTTTGGCAAATGTCTCAATTAAGTTTAGCTGTTTTAAAAAGAGTTTACTTATTCTGAACCTTGTTTTGAACAATAGCTATCTGAATTGTAATTTTTAGTGTGCGGAAAACCCCCCAGCAAAACTAATGCCAATAGATTTCAATGCCCATCTCCCACCATGCAAGTACACACACCTTAAAACACACAATTGTACATCTTTATTTCCTCTAATTCTTTCTTGCTTTGTCAATATATCGTAGTATacactgtttaataatcaattaaaattatgtaaaaaaataaaaattaaaaaactgcatttatttgcaCCCTATAATGGTAGGTACGCATAGTGTGTATAGCCATACGGCTGCAGGCACCACTGGAATACATGATGACATATATCTTtcagttttggctgaactatcctttAGTGTCCTATAAAAACTCTTTATTGTATTATAATTTCATTTTGCGGTTTTCAGGAGTATTCACAGGTAAGCGTGGGGAGCAGAGAGACCTCGAGGCCGGAATCGAACTCGGATCAccgtgagcaccggagtgcatatgtcgatgcactaaccactacaccattaGCGTTGATCTCTTTATTCTACATTAAATGCCACAGAAATCTGCATGGACAGAATCTTTTTAATCATTCACTGCACCACAGTGATGTATATaacacattttttatgtattacaaTGTGCAAAACCAACCAAAATAGGTTAACGATACAGACTTGCATTAAGCAGATCAAGCAGCTCCATTGTCATCTTGCATGCCCTTAAAAGTATGCTTACACTCTTGACTGAGAGTGAAAACAGAA
This window encodes:
- the tmem186 gene encoding transmembrane protein 186, which encodes MDMMMMSTRLIHLSRHFPQYGFRCHPSGLISSARMQYNINNGLAHMGKQMPNTSTHTTRIHPASFSSDLASRKYSLIYAFPLIRGLRALSRLKLLQTGITVVLLPTVYYLHLQGQASVLVLNRSIGIALFAGVMLYSISHFVRRVVGMMYLDSTQTILKVSHLSFWGHRRDIYVPVSDVVTLGDSGDSRGESILRLKRYSTSNTMYFSTRLGRVVDRHAFGKVFGSLS
- the tmem186 gene encoding transmembrane protein 186 isoform X1, with product MMMSTRLIHLSRHFPQYGFRCHPSGLISSARMQYNINNGLAHMGKQMPNTSTHTTRIHPASFSSDLASRKYSLIYAFPLIRGLRALSRLKLLQTGITVVLLPTVYYLHLQGQASVLVLNRSIGIALFAGVMLYSISHFVRRVVGMMYLDSTQTILKVSHLSFWGHRRDIYVPVSDVVTLGDSGDSRGESILRLKRYSTSNTMYFSTRLGRVVDRHAFGKVFGSLS